In Mesotoga infera, the DNA window TCCTCAACAAACTCGAATCTTCCGGGCACGCCGCCGAAAGAGGAAATTGCTTTGGCTATGTGATTAAGGTCGTAATTAAGTGAATTGAGTGCGGCAATGGCGGCCGCAATATTGTAGGCATTGTGTTCTCCAATCAATCTCGAATAGATTCTGTGTGAGGAGCCGTAAGGAGTCTGTATCGTGAAATCCATTCCCGTTCGGGAAATATCCAGATTCTCGATCCTGTAATCCGACTCGTCACCAAAACCGTAAGTGGTGATTCTGTTTCTGGCGATGTGGATGTCTGCAATGTTCAACCTGTCACCATTTGCGATGGCGATTCCATTTGCCTTCAACAAAGAGAACATCCTCATCTTAGACCTGTAGTAATCGTCAAAGGTGAGGTGAAAATCCAGGTGATCTCTTGTCACGTTGCTGATTATTCCAACATCGAAGCGCATTCCCTCTACCCTGTTCATTGAAAGTGAGTGAGAAGAGACCTCCATTATGAAATACTCGCTCTTCATCTTTGCCGAAAGCTGGAGAAGTTTCGCCAGTTCAACGGGCCCTGGAGTTGTATTTTTTGGGTTCGAATATATACTCTCACCCACAACATTTCTCACGGTGCCTATCAGTGATGCCTTTCTTTCAAATGAAGAGAGAACATGGTAGATAAGGGTTGTGATGGTCGTCTTGCCATTTGTGCCAGTTACACCGATAGTAGTTAGTTTTCTGTAAGGATGGCTGTACTCTTCCATGGTAAGCAATGCCTCGACAAAACGGGAACTCTTCACATAAACAACAGGAACACTCACTTCCTCGTCTTCTATCGGCATTTCCGCTATCAAAGCGACTGCGCCCTTTCTCTGAAGTTCCCTCGCAATCAGATGTGAATCGAAACTCGTTCCCTTGATACATATGAAGAGGTTATTCTCTCTAAGAACTCTTGAATCACTCTCAATATGATCAAATTCCGGATCGATGTTACCGGGATTCACCACCTGAAGAACACTGTTGCCGAGGAGTTCTATGACCTGAGATAACCTCATTGATCACACCCCTTTCGCTCTTATTGATTGTATCATCGGTCTCTGAAGTTGACAACAGAGGCGGCATATGGTAACATTTATTAGCAGTCTATGGGAGGGAGTGCTAAGTGTCGAAAAAGCGAACAGGTGGCCCAGAACTGAATCCAAGGCAGATAAGGGTGTTATACTGCGTTTCTAGAGAATACATCTCTTCTGGAAAACCTGTGAGTTCTAAACAGGTTCTGGAGCACTCTAATCTCAAGTTCAGTTCTGCAACGGTAAGAAATGACATGAGAAAACTCGAGTTTCTAGGATATATATACCAACCCCATACCTCTGCGGGCCGTGTTCTGACGGACAAGGGGTTGAGGTTTTACCTTGATTCGGTAAGGACCATCACCGAAGATCTCCAGGAGAGCAATGTTGCGATAGCTATAAGACAGACAAGCGTTGTTGGTGATGTGGAGCATCTCTTGCAGGGGATGACAAGGATACTTGCTCGTGCCGTATCGGGATTCGTGGTGATTGAGAAACCCAAGTTTGACGGCTTGCTTGTCAACAGCGTAGCTATTTCGAAGATAACCGATGGCTACCTAAACGTGTCAATAGTCACCGATCTTGGAGTCAGTCTTAACACTACTGTTTTTGTAGGCACCAGCGATTTCGACATTTCCAGTTTTCAGAGGTATGTAAATATGGCCGTCGTAGGAAAGAATATCGGCGAGATAAGAAAGGGAATCAGAAATGTAGAACTGAGATACGATCAGTGGCACGACAGAAGATTCCAGGATATCATACACTTCTTGCAGAGCATATTCGAGAAGGAAAACGAAGAGAAGTACTACAAGTACGGCCTAGAGTTTATTATTTCGAACGACCATCTCGATTCTTCAGATATCTCTGGCCTTGTAAGATCTGTGGAAAATCCGAGGAATCTTGAGTTGTTGCTAAGCTCCTTTGGTGAATTCGATGATTACAGGGTCTTCATAGGCGATGAAGTAGGCAGGGATGAGCTCAAGAACTTTGCGGTGTTTGCCTCCCCATACACAAGAAAAAATGAGAAGATAGGATATGTCTTCATTATTTCGCCGAAGCTGACCTACTACGAGAAGATAAACGCGTACTTGAACTTTTCAATAAACAGATTATCAGAGGTTTTTTCGAATAGATAGGAGGAAGGCAATATGAGGCAAGCCAAAAATGAAAAGAATCTAGAAGAAATCAAAAAAGAAGTAGATGAGAGAGAAAGACTCGGAGAGAACGAGATTCAGGGATCCGAAATGCGCGAAGAGTCAGAAATAGAAGAAATCAAGGAAGGCCAAGAAAGAAACGGACATGCAAGTGGCGCTGAAGAAGAGTCTGAGATAGACGAGACGGAAATGTTGAAGAATGAGATAAGAGCGCTTAAGGAAGAAAATGCAAGACTTAGAGCGGAGTTCATCAACTACAGAAATGCCCTTATTCGCGAATCGGAAGAGAACTCAAAGAGACACAAAGAGAAGACGATTCTCAAACTAATAGATGTGTACGATAATCTTGGACGTGCTCTGGAAAACGCTGAAGATTCAAGCGAGGGTCTCGTCTCGGGTATTAGATTGATTCACAAATCTATCGAGCGGCTCATGCTTGACGAAGGGCTCTCACTTATACTTCCCGAGATCGGCAAACCCTTTGATCCCTTTTCCCATGAGGTTGAGGAGACCGTTTCTTCAAACGATGTTTCGGACATGGCCGTTTTTGGTGTCGTGGAAAGCGGATACAAAATGAATGGCAAGGTTCTCAAACCTGCTAGAGTCGTTGTTGCCGTAAACAACTCTTCTGAGTTCGAGTGAGAGCCTTCGGTGGTGATATAGATGGCTCAGTCAAGAAAAGATTATTATGAGATTCTCGGAGTTTCTCGAAACGCTTCCGACGACGATATAAGAAAGGCATACAGGAAGCTGGTCAAGGAATGGCATCCGGATGCCTATAAGGGATCCAGCAAGAAGGATGCTGAATTGAAGTTCAAGGAGATCCAGGAGGCGTATGAGGTTCTCTCAGACAAGGAGAAGAGGGCAATGTTCGACCGTTTCGGATATGTCGGCGACCCCTCTTCATTCAGCCGCGGTTCGGGGAGGACGCCGGGAAATGCCGGAGGAAATTTCGACGAAATCTTTGGGGATTTCCAGGATGTCTTTGACGTCTTTTTTGGAGGAAGCAGATCCGGTGCCAGCAGCAGATCTCAGGGGCCGCGAGCAGTCAGGGGAGAGGATATTCACGCTTCGGTCGTTATTGAGCTGAGAGACGTAATCCTGGGGAAGAAAGTAGTTCTCGAATACGACAGGAACAAGGTCTGTCAGAGCTGTAACGGAACGGGTGCGGAGGACGGAACAAGCTATAGAACCTGTCCCACGTGTAACGGCAGCGGTTATGTGAAGGAAGAGCATAGATCATTCTTTGGAATGTTTAGCAATACCCATGCCTGCAACACCTGCAACGGTTCGGGAAGAATAATTGACAAGCGATGTGGTGTTTGCGGCGGAAGAGGCTTCGAGAAGGAGAGACACAAGGTCAGTGTAACGATTCCTGCGGGTGTTGAAAATGGCGCAACGCTGAGGATTGGCGGTCATGGGAATGCAGGACAGAATGGAGGCCCGTATGGCGATCTTTATGTCAGTGTTAGGGTCGAAATGCCCACGGAGTTCAGGCGTAGCGGGAATGATCTTTATATCAGCAAAGAGATAGACTATGTTGAAGCGGCGCTCGGTACTACATCAGAGGTTTCGCTTCCAGAGGGGGGAACGGAGACCCTCAAAGTCCCGGCGGGGACAAGTCCCAACACGGTCTTCAGAATGAAGAATCTCGGCGTTCCCAGTGTATCTGGAGGTAGGCGCGGAGACCTACTGGTAACCGTAAGAGTCAATATTGGCAAACCTTCAAGCAAGGAGAAGAAACTTCTCCAGCAAATTGCGAAGCTCAAAAATTCGAGGGTTGTAGAGTGAGTTGAGCAGGAAGACTTTTCTCGATTACTTTCTGATCACGATTGGATCAGCGCTTACCGCAGTTTCAATAGTGTCATTCATGATCCCAAACAACATCATTGCCGGCGGGGTGAGCGGACTGGCAATAATTGTTTTTAGGGTCTTTGGACTCTGGGTAGGTGCCCAGATGTTTGTGTACAACATTGCTCTCTTTCTTCTTGCCTTCGTGATTTTGGGAGTGGGTTTTGGAATAAAGTCAATATACTCTGCGGTTCTGATGTCCTTGAGTGTTGATCTTCTTCAGAGAGTGAAATTCCCAGTTTTCGATGCCTCTACGACTCAAGACGGCTTTCTTCTGGTGGCAATTTACGGCGGTGTAATTGCAGGTGCGGGAATGGGCTTGGTTCTCTGGCGAGGGGCCTCGACCGGAGGTACGGACATCCTTGCGATGATATTTTCCAAGTATCTTGGCTTCAGCACTGGCACGGGTCTACTGATCAGCGATTCATTAATCACTTTGCTTGCGGTCCTTGTGTTCGGTCCAATTGCTGCTATGTACGGGATTATAACGATTTTCACCACCAGCAAGACAATAGACGGAATAATCGAGGGTGTGGGAAACACCAGGACGGCCTTTGTGATAAGCAAGGAAAGTGAATCGATAAAGAGTCGAATCATCAAAGAAATGGAGCGCGGTACTACAATGTTGAAGGCCACCGGCGGCTTCTCGGGCGAGGATAGGCCTGTCCTTATGGTCTCGATTAGACGAAGGGAGATCGGACAGTTGAGGCATATTGTGAAAGCTACAGACAAACGGGCCTTTGTTATAATAGTGAACAATTCTGAAGTCTTCGGCGAGGGCTTCAAGAATCTTAACTGAGGAGATGCGATGAAGTACATATGTTTCGATACTTCTTCAAGAACCCTTCTTCTCTCTGTCAGTAATGGCAGGGCAGTTATTGACGTCAGAGCGCAAGAGATCGACAGATACGGCTCGATGTTGGCCGTAATCATAAAACAGTCCATGGAGAATTCGAAGCTCAAAGTCTCGGAACTCGATTTCATTGGAGTTGGGGTCGGACCCGGTTCGCTTACGGGACTGAGGGTCGGTATCTCAACGGCAAAGGGAATGGCTTTTCCCTTCGATCTTCCCACCGTCCAGTTCAACTCTCTTGACATTCTTGCAAGGCCGATCGACAGCGAGAGATTCGCAGTCTTGAGACGTGGAAGAGAGGGGCACTACTACTGGAGAGAGTACAGAAATGGAACTCCCTTTGGAGAGACGAGTTTCACAAGCACGGCAGAACTTGTTTCTCGAATCGACGCTTCAGAGATCGAGCTCTTCCTAGATGGCGAGAAGGATCCGTTATTTAACGGCTTCAGAATCAGTGAAGTGAAGCGGTACGATCCCTCCATAATGAGAGACATTGCTGTCGAGAAATTCTCTGGCGGGGAAACAACAAAGTACTCCAGTTTGGAGCCGATTTATCTTCAGAAGTCAATAGCCGAGATAAACTGGGAGAAGAAGTCCGAAGGAGAACATTAGTCTTTTCTCAAAAGAATCAGTGGAACAAGCATTTCCTCAGGAGTCATTCCCCCGTGTCTCCCTTTAAGAGAGTGTTCCTGCCCGGTATATTTGAAACACAATGAATAATCACCTTTAGAGATAGTTATTAACTCACCTCTTCTCTTTCTCAGGGTATTAGTCAAAGATTTTCCAAAGAGCTTCATCTCGTCGGTTTCCGATGGTTCAAGAATCTCCAGATAATCCCCGAATTCCTCCTCCATCTTTTTCCTGGTCTTTTCTCTGTCACGGGAATAGATATAAGACATCCGCTGCTCGCCTCCGGGCATCGAGTACATCTCCTCAAAGACAGGATCGAACTTTGACCACCAGATCTCGTGTTCCCAGGG includes these proteins:
- the dnaJ gene encoding molecular chaperone DnaJ, translated to MAQSRKDYYEILGVSRNASDDDIRKAYRKLVKEWHPDAYKGSSKKDAELKFKEIQEAYEVLSDKEKRAMFDRFGYVGDPSSFSRGSGRTPGNAGGNFDEIFGDFQDVFDVFFGGSRSGASSRSQGPRAVRGEDIHASVVIELRDVILGKKVVLEYDRNKVCQSCNGTGAEDGTSYRTCPTCNGSGYVKEEHRSFFGMFSNTHACNTCNGSGRIIDKRCGVCGGRGFEKERHKVSVTIPAGVENGATLRIGGHGNAGQNGGPYGDLYVSVRVEMPTEFRRSGNDLYISKEIDYVEAALGTTSEVSLPEGGTETLKVPAGTSPNTVFRMKNLGVPSVSGGRRGDLLVTVRVNIGKPSSKEKKLLQQIAKLKNSRVVE
- the hrcA gene encoding heat-inducible transcription repressor HrcA; translated protein: MSKKRTGGPELNPRQIRVLYCVSREYISSGKPVSSKQVLEHSNLKFSSATVRNDMRKLEFLGYIYQPHTSAGRVLTDKGLRFYLDSVRTITEDLQESNVAIAIRQTSVVGDVEHLLQGMTRILARAVSGFVVIEKPKFDGLLVNSVAISKITDGYLNVSIVTDLGVSLNTTVFVGTSDFDISSFQRYVNMAVVGKNIGEIRKGIRNVELRYDQWHDRRFQDIIHFLQSIFEKENEEKYYKYGLEFIISNDHLDSSDISGLVRSVENPRNLELLLSSFGEFDDYRVFIGDEVGRDELKNFAVFASPYTRKNEKIGYVFIISPKLTYYEKINAYLNFSINRLSEVFSNR
- a CDS encoding YitT family protein, whose translation is MSRKTFLDYFLITIGSALTAVSIVSFMIPNNIIAGGVSGLAIIVFRVFGLWVGAQMFVYNIALFLLAFVILGVGFGIKSIYSAVLMSLSVDLLQRVKFPVFDASTTQDGFLLVAIYGGVIAGAGMGLVLWRGASTGGTDILAMIFSKYLGFSTGTGLLISDSLITLLAVLVFGPIAAMYGIITIFTTSKTIDGIIEGVGNTRTAFVISKESESIKSRIIKEMERGTTMLKATGGFSGEDRPVLMVSIRRREIGQLRHIVKATDKRAFVIIVNNSEVFGEGFKNLN
- a CDS encoding UDP-N-acetylmuramoyl-L-alanyl-D-glutamate--2,6-diaminopimelate ligase; its protein translation is MRLSQVIELLGNSVLQVVNPGNIDPEFDHIESDSRVLRENNLFICIKGTSFDSHLIARELQRKGAVALIAEMPIEDEEVSVPVVYVKSSRFVEALLTMEEYSHPYRKLTTIGVTGTNGKTTITTLIYHVLSSFERKASLIGTVRNVVGESIYSNPKNTTPGPVELAKLLQLSAKMKSEYFIMEVSSHSLSMNRVEGMRFDVGIISNVTRDHLDFHLTFDDYYRSKMRMFSLLKANGIAIANGDRLNIADIHIARNRITTYGFGDESDYRIENLDISRTGMDFTIQTPYGSSHRIYSRLIGEHNAYNIAAAIAALNSLNYDLNHIAKAISSFGGVPGRFEFVEEATKYGFDVVIDFAHTPDAMEKLLKTARRLTPGRLILVFGAGGSADKGKRPLMAEVSSKFSDVVILTSDDPKLDDPVEILQDLESGVDKFKPYLVIPDRREAISVALTLANRQDMVLIAGRGHEDFQILRDRKVPFNDKLVVKDILESKFRRHIKK
- a CDS encoding nucleotide exchange factor GrpE, whose product is MRQAKNEKNLEEIKKEVDERERLGENEIQGSEMREESEIEEIKEGQERNGHASGAEEESEIDETEMLKNEIRALKEENARLRAEFINYRNALIRESEENSKRHKEKTILKLIDVYDNLGRALENAEDSSEGLVSGIRLIHKSIERLMLDEGLSLILPEIGKPFDPFSHEVEETVSSNDVSDMAVFGVVESGYKMNGKVLKPARVVVAVNNSSEFE
- the tsaB gene encoding tRNA (adenosine(37)-N6)-threonylcarbamoyltransferase complex dimerization subunit type 1 TsaB, which codes for MKYICFDTSSRTLLLSVSNGRAVIDVRAQEIDRYGSMLAVIIKQSMENSKLKVSELDFIGVGVGPGSLTGLRVGISTAKGMAFPFDLPTVQFNSLDILARPIDSERFAVLRRGREGHYYWREYRNGTPFGETSFTSTAELVSRIDASEIELFLDGEKDPLFNGFRISEVKRYDPSIMRDIAVEKFSGGETTKYSSLEPIYLQKSIAEINWEKKSEGEH